From one bacterium genomic stretch:
- a CDS encoding YraN family protein: protein MLTQKRIFGDLGEKIAKEYLKKHGYAIIDQNYSKRWGEIDLIIESPEKELVFVEIKTRETNNIPSVFLPEDSVNFSKQKKIIKTAQTFLYENKYSEDISWRIDVIAIEIDKTSRKATIRHLKNAVEM, encoded by the coding sequence ATGCTTACACAAAAAAGAATTTTTGGAGATTTGGGTGAAAAAATAGCCAAAGAATACCTAAAAAAACATGGGTATGCGATAATCGATCAAAACTATTCAAAAAGATGGGGGGAAATAGACTTAATTATCGAATCACCGGAAAAAGAATTGGTCTTTGTGGAGATAAAAACGAGGGAAACCAACAACATTCCTTCTGTTTTTCTTCCTGAAGATTCGGTTAATTTTTCCAAACAGAAAAAAATAATTAAAACCGCTCAAACTTTTCTTTACGAAAATAAATACTCGGAGGATATTTCATGGCGAATCGACGTTATCGCGATTGAGATCGATAAAACCTCTCGCAAAGCAACGATTCGCCACCTTAAAAACGCAGTAGAAATGTAA